In a single window of the Streptomyces sp. NBC_00094 genome:
- a CDS encoding DUF4951 domain-containing protein, whose translation MALAEDIPAGFDLMEAAKVRTDQCRLNYVLRKGGTEMKAVARNGLAGTDEQLHAAASERYWEATPLALAHDKDWAYSLAKSDELTARSRVWGDELSFPTMWDVPGYQNDAPGYPGDDEDDIFSQTGFAGWIADQFWRSESEFYEDVTPRVSQETADAAAGVINARYSPDRYEDSKDLAAWGSMNFPSHLLPYADDVRLVFQYGGFPTSAPEPDSMEFRVDVENLKSRFASCTSHNPPDPHNVLGPEVATASLEWQQELAGQRTQRDTILAAEAQANKALQTATQAMGEALGQSMIASRLAEWRGYWTTKAPGSPDYPTAAEFAEIDKRIQYAQGRAGGRLYVASRAMVDANAQVAKVDTALAAAYTIADAAGLPRGRGLIYGQQAAQITKASAAAAKAATKATETALNATRASAADAKTLAALAMTQAHAAKADFRRKAAEEAEAQAKAAADGAAVQAKQAADNAAKAKEAQARAAAAEAEAKTAADDATAKREQAEAERDYAKSQKELADTERAKAATAKSKADAERQVAADKLAAAQSAASTAVTNKDEALAAEKRAAEARDNALAAEGRRAALDAKAYALEAQADADASSENAAASRAAATEARAAADAAGTAAVNARAAADAATTAASNARAAATRADAAAKRAQAAADGAKRDVAITEAAMKKATAAAADAIDAADKAKWNAITARALSAEAREKAAEAKGHAAVARQEATAAVAESVRAAGFAYATAQAAVAARDSAAQVIKPANDAIELGSPYKETDTSAGLAVLTGQASKTFAQQQAELAQAKSDQAAVAAAKAKDLAAQASADAKAAAEAAARAAEHAANATKSAAAAQSSANAAAASAEAAKKSQAKTEEYHSRAKTDAEAAQAAADSAGDYAAQADASATAAEQDASAARASATAAENDASTANDVATQAESDATTAEGAAVRAQESADEAQAAASRTQDNTYEEDRVKLSGEGGPLGAADVLGVPYGVSSTAESDGFCTGTNGCDYQVDYHVTGTMLFFVVLCPFPDTSLAECVGDLEVQYVDQAPIDVRETRTEHISGYDLTMAALEGMARGLVQDFVDCWNHEISGCLWAAAIVAPTVIGIAAKLIRTIRASVLAGSGAAEAVNAATTSGLSATAANGTVRSAKTAAAVKAELEAVVVIANAHGTTVGGLGKGVLWANKAENLGLMNAAHVAKVKGAGFTKAQIQTVFTYYDQVRKVTPQNPSAGFRADLMEYILKNW comes from the coding sequence CGTTGCGAGGAACGGATTGGCTGGAACTGACGAGCAACTGCATGCGGCTGCCTCGGAAAGGTACTGGGAGGCGACACCGCTGGCCCTAGCCCATGACAAGGACTGGGCCTATTCCCTAGCCAAATCTGATGAACTCACCGCCAGATCACGAGTATGGGGAGATGAGCTTTCCTTCCCCACGATGTGGGATGTCCCTGGCTATCAGAACGATGCGCCGGGCTACCCAGGCGATGATGAGGATGACATCTTCTCCCAGACAGGTTTCGCTGGCTGGATCGCAGACCAGTTCTGGAGGAGTGAGAGCGAGTTCTACGAGGACGTGACGCCTCGCGTGAGCCAGGAGACCGCGGACGCGGCAGCCGGGGTCATCAACGCCAGGTACTCACCTGACCGGTACGAAGATTCCAAGGACCTGGCTGCGTGGGGCAGCATGAACTTCCCCAGTCACCTCTTGCCCTATGCCGACGACGTGCGTCTCGTCTTTCAGTACGGCGGCTTCCCGACTAGCGCACCCGAGCCGGACTCGATGGAGTTCCGTGTCGACGTCGAGAACCTCAAGTCGCGATTCGCCTCCTGCACCAGCCACAATCCGCCGGACCCGCACAACGTTCTCGGGCCCGAGGTGGCCACTGCGTCTCTCGAATGGCAGCAGGAGCTCGCGGGGCAGCGGACCCAGCGTGACACGATCCTCGCCGCGGAGGCCCAGGCCAACAAGGCCCTCCAGACGGCGACCCAGGCCATGGGAGAGGCCCTCGGCCAGTCCATGATTGCGAGCCGTCTTGCCGAGTGGCGGGGCTACTGGACGACGAAGGCGCCCGGTTCGCCCGACTACCCGACGGCGGCAGAGTTCGCCGAGATAGACAAGCGTATTCAGTACGCGCAGGGCCGGGCCGGTGGCCGTCTCTACGTCGCCAGCCGGGCCATGGTCGATGCCAACGCCCAGGTGGCGAAGGTCGACACGGCGCTGGCCGCGGCGTACACGATCGCCGACGCGGCCGGTCTGCCGCGCGGCCGGGGCCTGATATACGGCCAGCAGGCGGCGCAGATCACCAAGGCGTCCGCCGCTGCGGCCAAGGCCGCGACGAAGGCCACCGAGACCGCGCTCAACGCCACCCGCGCATCGGCTGCCGACGCCAAGACGCTGGCCGCACTGGCGATGACCCAGGCGCACGCGGCCAAGGCCGACTTCCGTCGCAAGGCAGCCGAGGAGGCCGAGGCACAGGCCAAGGCTGCCGCCGACGGCGCGGCCGTGCAGGCGAAGCAGGCAGCGGACAACGCGGCGAAGGCCAAGGAAGCGCAGGCCAGGGCCGCCGCGGCAGAGGCGGAGGCCAAGACCGCCGCGGACGACGCCACGGCTAAGCGGGAGCAGGCCGAGGCCGAACGCGACTACGCCAAGTCCCAGAAGGAACTGGCGGACACTGAGCGCGCCAAGGCGGCCACCGCGAAGTCGAAGGCGGATGCCGAGCGCCAGGTCGCCGCCGACAAGCTCGCTGCGGCCCAGTCCGCCGCCTCAACGGCGGTCACCAACAAGGACGAGGCGCTCGCCGCAGAGAAGAGGGCCGCCGAGGCGCGAGACAACGCGCTCGCTGCCGAAGGCAGGCGGGCCGCACTGGATGCCAAGGCCTACGCGCTGGAAGCGCAGGCGGACGCCGACGCGAGTTCGGAGAACGCGGCCGCCTCCCGTGCTGCCGCGACCGAGGCACGGGCCGCGGCCGACGCCGCCGGTACCGCCGCCGTGAACGCCCGTGCCGCGGCGGACGCGGCCACCACAGCCGCCTCCAACGCCCGTGCGGCGGCCACCCGTGCCGACGCGGCGGCGAAGCGGGCGCAGGCCGCGGCCGACGGCGCTAAGCGGGATGTCGCCATCACTGAGGCTGCGATGAAGAAGGCTACGGCTGCCGCTGCCGACGCCATCGACGCGGCGGACAAGGCGAAGTGGAACGCGATCACCGCCAGGGCGCTGTCAGCCGAGGCCCGGGAGAAGGCGGCGGAGGCCAAGGGGCACGCAGCTGTCGCGCGGCAGGAGGCCACGGCGGCCGTTGCCGAGTCGGTTCGGGCCGCCGGGTTCGCCTACGCCACGGCGCAGGCCGCGGTGGCCGCGCGTGACTCGGCGGCCCAGGTGATCAAGCCGGCCAACGACGCCATCGAACTCGGCTCCCCGTACAAGGAGACTGATACCTCGGCGGGCCTCGCTGTGCTCACCGGACAGGCGTCCAAGACGTTCGCCCAGCAGCAGGCCGAACTGGCGCAGGCAAAGTCCGACCAGGCGGCCGTGGCGGCGGCCAAGGCCAAGGACCTCGCCGCGCAGGCGAGTGCAGACGCGAAGGCGGCTGCCGAGGCCGCGGCGCGCGCCGCGGAGCACGCGGCGAACGCGACGAAGTCCGCGGCCGCAGCTCAGAGCTCGGCCAACGCCGCGGCGGCTTCGGCCGAGGCTGCCAAGAAGTCCCAGGCCAAAACGGAGGAGTACCACAGCCGGGCGAAGACCGACGCCGAAGCGGCGCAGGCGGCGGCAGACTCGGCCGGCGACTACGCCGCCCAAGCGGACGCCTCCGCAACGGCGGCGGAGCAGGACGCATCAGCGGCCCGCGCTTCGGCGACGGCCGCAGAGAATGACGCCAGCACGGCCAATGACGTCGCGACCCAGGCGGAGAGCGACGCGACCACGGCCGAGGGCGCGGCCGTCCGCGCGCAGGAGTCTGCGGACGAGGCGCAGGCCGCGGCGAGCCGGACGCAGGACAACACGTACGAGGAGGATCGCGTCAAGCTGTCGGGCGAGGGCGGTCCCCTTGGTGCGGCAGACGTGCTAGGAGTCCCCTACGGGGTATCGTCCACCGCCGAGTCCGACGGGTTCTGCACCGGCACGAACGGCTGCGACTACCAGGTCGACTATCACGTCACCGGCACGATGCTGTTCTTCGTCGTGTTGTGCCCGTTCCCGGACACCTCGCTTGCGGAGTGCGTCGGGGACCTCGAAGTGCAGTACGTCGACCAGGCTCCGATCGACGTACGCGAGACGCGCACCGAGCACATCAGTGGGTACGACCTGACCATGGCCGCGCTCGAAGGTATGGCGCGCGGTCTGGTCCAGGACTTCGTGGACTGCTGGAACCACGAGATCTCCGGCTGCCTCTGGGCCGCGGCGATCGTCGCTCCCACGGTAATCGGGATCGCGGCGAAGCTGATCAGGACAATCAGGGCGTCGGTGCTCGCGGGGTCGGGTGCGGCCGAGGCCGTGAACGCGGCCACGACGAGCGGCCTCAGCGCCACGGCGGCGAACGGTACGGTGCGTTCCGCGAAGACGGCCGCTGCGGTGAAGGCAGAACTGGAGGCGGTGGTCGTGATTGCGAACGCACACGGCACGACCGTCGGTGGCCTGGGCAAGGGTGTTCTCTGGGCGAACAAGGCCGAGAACCTGGGCCTGATGAACGCGGCGCATGTCGCCAAGGTCAAGGGGGCTGGCTTCACGAAGGCTCAGATCCAGACTGTCTTCACGTACTACGACCAGGTACGGAAGGTCACGCCGCAGAACCCCAGCGCCGGGTTCCGGGCAGACCTCATGGAGTACATCCTCAAGAATTGGTAG
- the pyk gene encoding pyruvate kinase — MRRSKIVCTLGPAVDSYEQLKALIEAGMNVARFNFSHGSQAEHQERYDRVRQVSADTGRAVGVLADLQGPKIRLETFAEGPVELVRGDEFTITTEDVPGDKSICGTTYKGLPGDVSKGDQVLINDGNVELRVVEVDGPRVKTIVVEGGVISDHKGINLPGAAVNVPALSEKDVDDLRFALRMGCDMVALSFVRDANDVKDVHKVMDEEGRRVPVIAKVEKPQAVENMEAVVAAFDAVMVARGDLAVEYPLERVPMVQKRLVEMCRRNAKPVIVATQMMESMITNSRPTRAEASDVANAILDGADAVMLSAESSVGAYPIETVKTMSKIVSAAEEELLSKGLQPLVPGKKPRTQGGSVARAACEIADFLGGKALIAFTQSGDTARRLSRYRVQQPILAFTTDENTRNQLTLSWGVESFLVPFVETTDAMVDLVDAELLKLQRHSEGDTMVITAGSPPGVPGTTNMVRVHHLGGGERD; from the coding sequence ATGCGCCGTTCCAAAATCGTCTGCACGCTGGGCCCCGCCGTCGACTCGTATGAGCAGCTGAAGGCTCTCATCGAGGCCGGTATGAACGTGGCCCGATTCAACTTCAGCCACGGTTCCCAGGCCGAGCACCAGGAGCGGTACGACCGCGTCCGGCAGGTCTCCGCGGACACCGGCCGCGCCGTCGGCGTCCTCGCCGACCTCCAGGGCCCCAAGATCCGCCTCGAGACCTTCGCCGAGGGCCCGGTCGAGCTGGTGCGCGGTGACGAGTTCACCATCACCACCGAGGACGTCCCCGGTGACAAGTCCATCTGCGGCACCACCTACAAGGGCCTGCCCGGAGACGTCTCCAAGGGCGACCAGGTCCTGATCAACGACGGCAACGTCGAGCTGCGGGTCGTCGAGGTCGACGGCCCCCGCGTCAAGACGATCGTCGTCGAGGGCGGGGTCATCTCCGACCACAAGGGCATCAACCTGCCCGGCGCGGCCGTCAACGTCCCCGCGCTGTCGGAGAAGGACGTCGACGACCTCCGCTTCGCGCTCCGCATGGGCTGCGACATGGTCGCCCTCTCGTTCGTCCGCGACGCCAACGACGTCAAGGACGTCCACAAGGTGATGGACGAGGAGGGCCGCCGCGTCCCCGTCATCGCCAAGGTCGAGAAGCCGCAGGCCGTCGAGAACATGGAGGCCGTCGTCGCGGCCTTCGACGCGGTCATGGTGGCCCGTGGCGACCTCGCCGTCGAGTACCCGCTGGAGCGGGTCCCGATGGTGCAGAAGCGTCTCGTCGAGATGTGCCGCCGCAACGCCAAGCCGGTCATCGTCGCCACCCAGATGATGGAGTCGATGATCACCAACTCCCGTCCGACCCGCGCCGAGGCGAGCGACGTCGCCAACGCGATCCTGGACGGCGCGGACGCGGTCATGCTGTCCGCCGAGTCCTCGGTCGGCGCCTACCCGATCGAGACCGTGAAGACGATGTCGAAGATCGTCAGCGCGGCCGAGGAGGAGCTGCTCTCCAAGGGCCTCCAGCCCCTGGTCCCGGGCAAGAAGCCGCGCACCCAGGGCGGCTCCGTCGCCCGTGCCGCCTGCGAGATCGCCGACTTCCTGGGCGGCAAGGCGCTGATCGCCTTCACCCAGTCCGGCGACACCGCCCGCCGCCTCTCCCGCTACCGCGTGCAGCAGCCGATCCTCGCCTTCACGACGGACGAGAACACCCGTAACCAGCTCACCCTGAGCTGGGGCGTCGAGTCCTTCCTCGTCCCGTTCGTGGAGACCACGGACGCGATGGTCGACCTCGTGGACGCCGAGCTCCTCAAGCTCCAGCGCCACAGCGAGGGCGACACCATGGTCATCACGGCCGGCTCGCCCCCCGGCGTCCCCGGCACCACGAACATGGTCCGCGTCCACCACCTCGGTGGCGGCGAGCGCGACTGA
- a CDS encoding acetate kinase, which produces MTGTPTRVLVLNSGSSSVKYQLLDMADGSRLAVGLVERIGEETSRLVHTPLQGGGGEKREKDGPIADHAAALKAVAEELAADGLGLDSPELAAIGHRVVHGGLRFTQPTVIDDEVLAEIERLVPVAPLHNPANLTGIRTAMTLRPDLPQVAVFDTAFHTTMPESAARYAIDVETADAYRIRRYGFHGTSHAYVSRETAKLLGKAPEEVNVIVLHLGNGASASAVAGGRCVDTSMGLTPLEGLVMGTRSGDIDPAVTFHLKRVAGMSADEIDVLLNKRSGLVGLCGDNDMREIRRRVDEGDPAAALAFEIYIHRLKKYIGAYYAVLGRVDAVVFTAGVGENAAPVREAAIAGLEELGLAVDADLNSVRSDEARLISPNYARVAVAVVPTDEELEIARQSFALVQSSWSSNE; this is translated from the coding sequence ATGACCGGCACCCCCACCCGTGTCCTCGTCCTCAACTCCGGCTCGTCCTCGGTCAAGTACCAGCTCCTCGACATGGCGGACGGCAGCCGGCTCGCGGTCGGTCTGGTGGAGCGGATCGGCGAGGAGACCTCCCGTCTGGTGCACACCCCGCTGCAGGGCGGCGGAGGGGAGAAGCGCGAGAAGGACGGGCCGATCGCCGACCACGCGGCGGCGCTGAAGGCGGTCGCCGAGGAGCTGGCGGCGGACGGCCTCGGCCTGGACTCCCCCGAACTGGCCGCGATCGGTCACCGGGTGGTGCACGGCGGGCTGCGGTTCACCCAGCCGACGGTGATCGACGACGAGGTGCTCGCGGAGATCGAGCGGCTCGTGCCGGTGGCGCCGCTGCACAATCCGGCGAACCTCACCGGCATCCGTACCGCGATGACGCTCCGCCCGGACCTGCCGCAGGTGGCGGTCTTCGACACGGCCTTCCACACGACGATGCCGGAGTCCGCGGCGCGGTACGCGATCGACGTCGAGACGGCCGACGCGTACCGGATCCGTCGGTACGGCTTCCACGGCACCTCGCACGCGTACGTCTCGCGCGAGACGGCGAAGCTGCTCGGCAAGGCGCCCGAGGAGGTGAACGTGATCGTGCTGCACCTGGGCAACGGGGCCTCCGCCTCGGCGGTGGCGGGCGGGCGGTGCGTGGACACCTCGATGGGGCTCACGCCGCTGGAGGGCCTGGTCATGGGTACCCGCTCGGGCGACATCGACCCGGCGGTCACCTTCCACCTCAAGCGGGTGGCGGGCATGTCGGCCGACGAGATCGACGTGCTCCTGAACAAGAGGTCCGGCCTGGTCGGACTCTGCGGCGACAACGACATGCGGGAGATCCGGCGCCGGGTGGACGAGGGCGATCCGGCGGCGGCCCTCGCCTTCGAGATCTACATCCACCGGCTGAAGAAGTACATCGGCGCCTACTACGCGGTGCTCGGCCGGGTGGACGCGGTGGTGTTCACGGCGGGGGTCGGCGAGAACGCGGCCCCGGTGCGGGAGGCTGCGATCGCGGGCCTGGAGGAGCTGGGGCTCGCCGTGGACGCGGACCTCAACTCCGTCCGTTCCGACGAGGCGCGGCTGATCTCTCCGAACTACGCGCGGGTGGCGGTCGCGGTGGTGCCGACGGACGAGGAGCTCGAGATCGCACGGCAGAGTTTCGCGCTCGTTCAGAGCTCATGGAGCTCGAACGAGTGA
- the pta gene encoding phosphate acetyltransferase gives MTRSVYVTGIDRGDGRQVVELGVMELLTRQVDRVGVFRPLVHDGPDRLFDLLRARYRLSQDPSTVYGMDYHEASDLQAERGTDELVSQLVDRFHAVARDYEVVLVLGTDFAATQLPDELALNARLANEFGASVIPVVGGKGQPSESVRAEARNAFRAYDGLGCDVLALVVNRVAGEDREVIAERLSARLPVPCYVLPDEPALAAPTVSQITHALGASVVLGDDQGLARDAMDFVFGGAMLPNVLNALTPGCLVVTPGDRADVVVGVLAAHSAGTPPIAGVLLTLNERPGKEILTLAARLAPGTPVISVADNSFPTAAELFSLEGKLNAATPRKAETALGLFERHVDTSDLLKRVSVARSGRVTPMMFEHELLEQARADRRRVVLPEGTEERVLRAADVLIRRDVCDLTLLGDVEVIRRKAAELSVDLGDTQLIDPQTSELRDAFAEKYAALRAHKGVTVELAYDVVADVNYFGTLMVEEGLADGMVSGSVHSTAATIRPAFEIIKTKPDASIVSSVFFMCLADKVLVYGDCAVNPDPNAEQLADIAAQSAATAARFGVEPRIAMLSYSTGTSGSGADVDKVREATKLVREAHPELRIEGPIQYDAAVEPSVAATKLPESEVAGQATVLIFPDLNTGNNTYKAVQRSAGAVAVGPVLQGLRKPVNDLSRGALVSDIVNTVAITAIQSQVPSQGQELSA, from the coding sequence GTGACGCGCAGCGTGTACGTGACCGGGATCGACCGCGGTGACGGCCGCCAGGTCGTCGAGCTGGGAGTCATGGAGCTCCTGACCCGCCAGGTGGACCGGGTGGGGGTGTTCCGGCCCCTGGTGCACGACGGTCCCGACCGGCTCTTCGACCTGCTGCGGGCCCGCTACCGGCTCTCGCAGGACCCCTCGACGGTCTACGGCATGGACTATCACGAGGCCTCCGACCTCCAGGCCGAGCGGGGCACCGACGAGCTGGTCTCCCAGCTGGTCGACCGCTTCCACGCCGTGGCCCGCGACTACGAGGTCGTCCTCGTCCTCGGCACCGACTTCGCGGCCACGCAGCTCCCCGACGAGCTCGCGCTCAACGCCCGCCTCGCCAACGAGTTCGGTGCCTCCGTCATCCCGGTGGTCGGCGGCAAGGGTCAGCCGTCGGAGTCCGTACGGGCCGAGGCCCGCAACGCCTTCCGGGCCTACGACGGGCTCGGCTGCGACGTGCTCGCGCTGGTCGTCAACCGGGTGGCGGGCGAGGACCGGGAGGTCATCGCCGAGCGGCTCTCCGCCCGGCTTCCGGTGCCCTGTTACGTCCTGCCGGACGAGCCGGCGCTCGCCGCGCCCACCGTCTCCCAGATCACCCACGCGCTGGGCGCCTCCGTGGTCCTCGGCGACGACCAGGGCCTCGCGCGGGACGCCATGGACTTCGTCTTCGGCGGCGCGATGCTGCCGAACGTCCTCAACGCGCTGACCCCCGGCTGTCTCGTCGTCACCCCCGGGGACCGGGCCGACGTGGTCGTCGGCGTGCTCGCCGCGCACTCGGCCGGCACCCCGCCCATCGCCGGCGTGCTGCTCACGCTCAACGAGCGGCCCGGCAAGGAGATCCTGACCCTGGCGGCCCGGCTCGCGCCCGGCACCCCGGTGATCTCCGTGGCCGACAACAGCTTCCCCACCGCGGCCGAACTCTTCTCCCTGGAAGGGAAGCTGAACGCCGCCACCCCGCGCAAGGCGGAGACCGCCCTCGGCCTCTTCGAGCGGCACGTGGACACCTCCGACCTCCTGAAGCGGGTCTCGGTCGCCCGCAGCGGCCGGGTCACCCCGATGATGTTCGAGCACGAACTCCTCGAACAGGCGCGCGCCGACCGGCGCCGGGTCGTGCTCCCGGAGGGCACCGAGGAGCGTGTGCTGCGCGCGGCCGACGTGCTGATCCGTCGTGACGTCTGCGACCTGACCCTGCTCGGCGACGTCGAGGTCATCCGCAGGAAGGCCGCCGAGCTGAGCGTGGACCTCGGTGACACGCAGCTGATCGACCCGCAGACCTCGGAGCTGCGCGACGCGTTCGCCGAGAAGTACGCGGCGCTCCGCGCCCACAAGGGCGTCACCGTCGAGCTCGCGTACGACGTGGTCGCGGACGTCAACTACTTCGGCACGCTGATGGTGGAGGAGGGCCTGGCCGACGGCATGGTCTCCGGCTCGGTGCACTCCACCGCCGCGACGATCCGCCCGGCCTTCGAGATCATCAAGACGAAGCCGGACGCCTCGATCGTCTCCTCGGTCTTCTTCATGTGCCTCGCCGACAAGGTGCTCGTCTACGGCGACTGCGCGGTCAACCCGGACCCGAACGCCGAGCAGCTCGCGGACATCGCCGCCCAGTCGGCGGCCACCGCGGCCCGCTTCGGCGTGGAGCCGCGGATCGCGATGCTCTCGTACTCCACCGGCACCTCCGGCTCCGGCGCCGACGTCGACAAGGTGCGGGAGGCGACGAAGCTGGTCCGCGAGGCGCATCCGGAGCTGCGGATCGAGGGCCCGATCCAGTACGACGCGGCCGTCGAGCCCTCCGTCGCGGCGACGAAGCTGCCGGAGTCGGAGGTGGCCGGGCAGGCGACCGTGCTGATCTTCCCCGACCTCAACACCGGCAACAACACCTACAAGGCCGTGCAGCGTTCGGCCGGCGCCGTGGCCGTCGGCCCGGTGCTCCAGGGTCTGCGCAAGCCCGTGAACGACCTCTCGCGCGGCGCGCTCGTCAGCGACATCGTCAACACGGTCGCCATCACGGCGATCCAGTCCCAGGTTCCCTCCCAGGGTCAGGAGCTCTCCGCATGA
- a CDS encoding ATP-dependent 6-phosphofructokinase, which translates to MRIGVLTAGGDCPGLNAVIRSVVHRALTGHDDEVIGFEDGFKGLLDGHYRPLDLNNVSGILARGGTILGSARLERNRLAEAAESAPDLARQYGIDVLIPIGGEGTLTAARMLSDAGMPVVGVPKTIDNDISSTDRTFGFDTAVGVATEAMDRLKTTAESHQRVMVVEVMGRHAGWIALESGMAGGAHGICLPERPFQVDDLVKMVEERFARGKKFAVICVAEGAHPAEGSMEYKKGEIDQFGHERFQGIGNQLAVELERRLGKEARPVILGHVQRGGTPTAYDRVLATRFGWHAVEAAHRGDFGRMTALRGTNVEMVPLAEAVTQLKTVPEDRMREAESVF; encoded by the coding sequence ATGCGCATCGGAGTTCTCACCGCAGGCGGCGACTGCCCCGGCCTGAACGCAGTGATCCGGTCGGTCGTGCACCGGGCGCTGACCGGCCACGACGACGAAGTGATCGGCTTCGAGGACGGGTTCAAGGGCCTCCTCGACGGCCACTACCGGCCCCTCGACCTCAACAACGTCAGCGGCATCCTCGCCCGCGGCGGCACGATCCTCGGCTCCGCGCGACTGGAGCGCAACCGGCTGGCCGAGGCCGCCGAGTCGGCCCCCGACCTGGCCAGGCAGTACGGCATCGACGTCCTCATCCCGATCGGCGGTGAGGGCACGCTGACCGCCGCCCGGATGCTCTCCGACGCGGGCATGCCCGTCGTCGGCGTCCCGAAGACGATCGACAACGACATCTCCTCCACGGACCGCACCTTCGGCTTCGACACCGCCGTCGGTGTCGCCACCGAGGCCATGGACCGGCTGAAGACCACCGCCGAGTCCCACCAGCGGGTGATGGTCGTCGAGGTGATGGGCCGCCACGCCGGCTGGATCGCGCTGGAGTCCGGCATGGCCGGCGGCGCGCACGGCATCTGCCTCCCCGAGCGCCCCTTCCAGGTGGACGACCTCGTCAAGATGGTCGAGGAGCGCTTCGCGCGCGGCAAGAAGTTCGCCGTCATCTGCGTCGCCGAGGGCGCCCATCCGGCCGAGGGCTCGATGGAGTACAAGAAGGGCGAGATCGACCAGTTCGGTCACGAGCGCTTCCAGGGCATCGGCAACCAGCTCGCCGTCGAGCTGGAGCGGCGCCTCGGCAAGGAGGCCCGCCCGGTCATCCTCGGCCACGTCCAGCGCGGCGGCACGCCGACCGCGTACGACCGGGTGCTCGCCACCCGCTTCGGCTGGCACGCGGTGGAGGCGGCGCACCGCGGCGACTTCGGCCGGATGACGGCGCTGCGCGGCACGAACGTCGAGATGGTGCCGCTGGCCGAGGCCGTGACGCAGCTGAAGACGGTCCCGGAGGACCGGATGCGCGAGGCCGAGTCGGTCTTCTGA
- a CDS encoding helix-turn-helix transcriptional regulator: MTPGERAPDPREARNTAEFLARLQALKDWSGLTYRELSARAETHGEVLPRSTVANMLARATVPREELLTTFVRACGVGPSDLEEWQAVRRELAVRGVYAPVDGHPAGAGAGAEAEAEVGAEAEAEGDAEVDGTAPAPDTAPAPSPGPAPSPAPGPSVVWPRDPDEPPEDAPEPRPGPRSRIGRGLVATVALAGLVLAGVSVVAFLRDGHGAHPPRTLTAPAAGDVRIRVIGPDLCLGERRGSRTGQIHQVPCPDAKVPSYGLEEAGGGRWRILSDHPDYGPGCSGIPSGGRIPDAAYEDSECGDPSRVEEFALEPYGTPVEGYRIVPAGSATPGSCVTVVGDREAAWARLAQAPCAPDAAGQLFSFDRRS, from the coding sequence ATGACGCCGGGCGAACGGGCACCGGACCCGAGGGAAGCACGGAACACCGCGGAGTTCCTCGCGCGCCTCCAGGCCCTGAAGGACTGGTCGGGTCTGACCTACCGCGAGCTGTCGGCCCGGGCGGAGACACACGGCGAGGTCCTGCCCCGGTCCACCGTGGCGAACATGCTGGCCCGCGCCACCGTCCCCCGCGAGGAGCTCCTCACCACCTTCGTCCGCGCGTGCGGGGTGGGACCGAGTGACCTGGAGGAGTGGCAGGCGGTACGGAGGGAGCTCGCGGTACGGGGGGTGTACGCGCCGGTCGACGGGCACCCGGCGGGTGCGGGTGCGGGTGCGGAGGCAGAGGCGGAGGTGGGTGCGGAGGCAGAAGCGGAGGGGGACGCGGAGGTGGACGGCACTGCCCCCGCCCCCGACACCGCCCCCGCGCCCAGCCCCGGCCCTGCCCCCAGCCCCGCCCCCGGTCCGTCGGTCGTCTGGCCGCGGGATCCGGACGAGCCCCCGGAGGACGCGCCCGAGCCCCGGCCGGGGCCCCGGTCCCGGATAGGGCGCGGACTCGTCGCGACGGTCGCGCTGGCCGGTCTCGTGCTCGCCGGCGTCAGTGTCGTCGCCTTCCTGCGGGACGGCCACGGCGCGCACCCGCCCCGTACGCTCACCGCCCCCGCCGCCGGGGACGTACGCATCCGGGTCATCGGCCCCGACCTCTGCCTCGGCGAGCGGCGCGGCTCCCGCACCGGGCAGATCCACCAGGTGCCGTGCCCCGACGCGAAGGTGCCGTCGTACGGGCTGGAGGAGGCGGGCGGCGGCCGGTGGAGAATCCTTTCGGACCACCCGGACTACGGCCCCGGCTGCTCCGGCATACCCTCCGGCGGCCGGATACCCGACGCCGCCTACGAGGACTCCGAGTGCGGCGACCCGAGCCGGGTCGAGGAGTTCGCCCTGGAGCCGTACGGCACCCCCGTCGAGGGCTACCGCATCGTTCCGGCGGGCTCCGCGACACCCGGCAGCTGCGTCACGGTCGTCGGCGACCGCGAGGCGGCCTGGGCACGACTGGCCCAGGCCCCCTGCGCGCCCGACGCGGCCGGTCAGCTCTTCAGCTTCGACCGGCGGAGCTGA